In the genome of Carya illinoinensis cultivar Pawnee chromosome 13, C.illinoinensisPawnee_v1, whole genome shotgun sequence, the window CATTTTCGTCCTTAAATTGGCAAAGTCACAATTCTCATCTTTTAATTACCCTCCCCTATTCCTGCACCcccaagaaataaaagaaagaagacacacacacacagaggtcTTCAGTTCATCATCTAAATAACTCTTGCAAAATGGTGGCCTTTGTAATTAGGCCTTGAGAAACTATGCAAAATGTGGACAATGCTGGGCCCTACAAGACCGTActtattaaaagttgaatacgGCACCTTTTTCAGTGGCCAGGGCTGGGAGGGGGGCTATTATCCCGGATACTTTCCTGTTTAAAAATAAAGTGACAGATTAGGTAATGACATCAGTAGCTTCTAGTTAGAAACCACATGTGTGCATGAATTGTATGGCTTTGGAAGCTTGGATCATGCATTTTCACTTTGAGGCAGTCAGTTGAAGGAGgatttatatgaatattttttaacactCTCTGTAGGCTTGCAAATCAATGATATCGAGCCTTTTTGTCAAGATGAGATTGCTTTATATCGACAGTGTGCTGACAAAAGGGTGAGACCTTTTCTATTCtgcttcttttattttcccattttgttgtttatgtTGTAAATGAGTTGAACTTTTACTCGGTATTTCACTTCACTACTTCACGTTTGTTGTTTCCAGGATAAGGAACTAAGACAACGACTTCAAGATAGTGAGCGCAAATTGGGGTTATCAATGCCTTTAGATGAAGCAAAGGAGAGAGCTGCTCAACTCGAATCAGAAGTCACATCATTAGagaggtatttttttaattgattgtgCTTATGATTAATATCTCATGATTTTTTCTTGATAACATGTTCTGATGCAACTAATAATTATTCTTGCAATGGGCTATTGAGTCTGTTTTATAATTGTCTTCTCCTCTGATGCATTAACTAAATTTAATACCTTTCCGATTAACTTTATATGCAGTTCCTCAGCATAGTGTAACCTAAATTAGGAATGAAACTCCTTCATGTCTACTAATTGTATTGTAGATGCATGCAAAAGAAGTTTTTTCAACTTGCCAGAATGACATATAATAAAATGCAAATGGTGTCTTTTCGATTCTGCAGCCTACTTTTGATACTGTTGTTACAAGTGAAGTCTCTATATGCCTCAAACCATAAAGGTCTACCGGGATAAGCATCTGTTCACGTTACTAGGGTTTTAAACAGTTATATGGGGTAGTTTAATCATTTGCTGCTTCTACTGCTACCTCTCTCATCATGTTGTAGGGGTAGACTGAATTACATGGTGATCGATCAATTTTACTTTGCAAAGGGCTTGTCTGAAGTTTACTTGTCCAGAAACAGAAAAATGTGCGTCAAGACCCAAATCCTAACTATTGcatgtattttgattttagCACAATGAGACCTCCGAGGATTAAAATGATGTTGACTAGAAGTTTTACACTGGAAGATAATTCCCCAAGGCAAGAAATGGAGTACCTTGCCAATCATTTTTACATACCTGAGTTTGTTCTTCTAATTACATTATCCACCCACAAAAGCCTTTTTGTCTCCCAAAGTTATATTACCTGCATTTTATTCTAATCACATTCCTATACACTTTGCTTTCTGTTTATGGacatatctttctttttctttttgctaacatatggttttatggcattgaatcatgtaattattaaccctcagaaaataaaaataaaaattgtgtaaTCATCTTAGGAAGTCTCTCAAATATGTCATGTTCCCACATTTGTAGGCGCCTGATTCTCGCTACTGGAACTGAAGGCATGGAAGGATTTCGCCAGAGATGGAGCTTGCACGGTCGCCTCACAGATACCAAGTAATGCTGTTTTTCCCCTTTTTGACGAGCAGATACCTagtaatatttataatacaCATCCTTATGTTTTCATGGAGATGCATGAGAAGCATGTTTTGTTAGCTCTTTATACTCTTGCGTTTCTCACTCCCAACCATTTTGGTGAGACATCActtctctgttttctttttcttttctttttttccctaaaaaaaGGGTATTAAAGAATAAGGTAACAAGATCTCTGGTTAAAAAGGTGATCACCACGGAAAAAGAGATAAGGAGAATTGCTTAGAATGGGGTGTCCGTGGTGAAATAGAAACAAATTGTTGCATCAATGAGAGACGGTGGGTGAAGTGATCAaaggaaaactaaaataaattgttGCATCAATGAGAGAGGGTGAAGAGATAAAAGGAAACCTAAAATAACATGATGCAACTAGATAAATGGGAAGTTGACTAATATGTGACTGTAGATGGGATAGAGAAGACACAAGTAGCCCTCCTAAATTAGTTGGTAAAGGAATCATGGTGAAAGCTAAGCTCAATTAGTTAGGGTTAACCGGTTAAGGCTTGTTTGTTTGGAGTTGACTACTATAGGTTAGGAGATGGAATTTTGCTTTAGACGTGAGAAATGGTGAACTACAATGAAAAGtagctttacttttttttcaagtGCTTTTTATAGTTTGCCAGATAATTAAATGGTCTGATGTTGCTATTATACATGCATAGCAATGGACGGCTGAAGGATTATTTATCTCGCATTAGCTGTTGAGTTGCAAAAATAAATGTTGTTACCTGAAGATTTTCACTATTCTTTTCTGCATGCTATTCAACTTAATGTAAAGTCATTGCGTGGAATCCTTTAGCTGTATTGTGTTCTGTGCAGGAGAAGGTTGGAGTCCTTAAATCAGGGAATCGAGAATAGAAAAAAGGATGAGCCTGTTGGTGGGTCGACTGCCAAAAGATGGTCTTTTTGGTGAAGGTTCAAGAGAGCACATCTTTGGCATGATTATTGGACTTGCTCAGCAGCCTGGAACATCAATCTGCACCTACCTCTtacaattttgattttttataatcGGGTATTTATTATGGTTATAATTAGCCATTTTTTCAAAGCCTTTGTGACCACTTTGAAAACATCAAAGTCAGATATGTTTTGGTGCTAAGTAATGCGTGCATGAATATCACAAGGAAGTTTTGCTTTATTACGACGAAAAGCGCTTGCCTTCAAAGGGCAAGATTGATATGTGaacagaatttttttgtttttttaaaaagaaaatgtaagttagcaaaattatttttcttttttctcatgcTATGGATGCCACGTCAACATTTTGTTGATGCAGCACTTTGCCGTTAGGTATTCAGATGGATAATTAATGCacgataaattttaaataaaagtcttAACTAATatgtgttttattatttttgttcttcTACCTTAGTgtttaaatgataaatttatttttcatttttttttttatcatcatcttCTCAACATTTCTTGATGTGGCATTATAACctcataagtaaaatataataaatagtttagaATCATTTAATACAACATTATGTGATGATGAGAGAATGATGGTAAAATAGATAATGAATAGCGTTACTTATATTTAAGTATTTGTCTTTAAATAGaatgacaaaaatgataaatcaaatATTTGCTAGATAGAAGTGTATGGTGTTAGACTTTCTAGTTTCTTGTAGAGTTTGCacaagattataaaaaaaaaaaaaagtgcaaggTATAAGCCTCATATATACAAgccttttataaaattatggaCTCCATTAAgagaaaatgagttttttttacactttttcatGGTAGAATTCACTTTTTTATGAAGGTTTTGCACAAGACTTGTGCATTTGaaacttgtatatattatttatctaaaaaaatggcttttcttaattatttttattttccttttcatttccttGAACGTGTGGCATGCCATGAGTGGGGTCACACATCATCTAGTTGTTATAACGCATCACTTAGTTGTTGGGATTTTTTGAATAGATAATTAACAAATGAACCATTGATTTTTACAGTCAAAAGCCACTCTCAGACCCTCAAcggcaaaaaataaaatgtgaacaGGTCAACAATCCTCATCTAAATCCTATGAGGCACATTACTGGATAGCAAAATCAAATACATTGCAAAATTTCTTTCAAAGACTTAAACCACTCTTGAGTCCCCACTACTCACACTGCTGTAACTCCCTCTGCACTCCATACCGCTGCACCTCCCCAGCCCGTTGTAGCCTGGCGAACCTCTCCAGCTCGTCATAGCCCAGCGAACCTTTCCAGTTCATCGCACCCTTCAGCCCGTCTTACATGGTTTGCATTTTCAGATCCTATTAAATTCCTATTTTGACTTATGTATTTCAGCCTATTGGTGCATGCATTGTTATGTTCAATGCATTAATAGGATTGAGACTACAACTCCAATCATTTGGGGACTATGTTAGCTTCAATGCTTTTTTTACctacaaattataaataaaacccAGTGTGGGGGAGAAATTCTAATGTTGGCGCATGCTTTTTTTTCATGATCTGTCATTCTAATTTTAAGGAAttgttatgtttttatcttatttttaactacatattataaatataaaaaagaatttatttcccaacaacaacaaaaataccATGTTTGGAGTGACTTCTATCATTTAACTTCTATCATTCCATTTATGTTAGTGTTATTGTTTTCTCGTGTTGTGGTAGTACTTTAGCAATGTTATCTGAAATTGATTGATTTGGCATTGTTGTGATGAATGATCTTTTCTCGAGTTCGGATGGTGATAAAGTTGAAATAATGATGAGTAGAAACTGTCCAGAAGTTGAATATGATATTATTGAGGCTGGCTAAATTTGAGTACAACAATGTGATATGAATGTGGAAGATTGTATAAATATGGGAGATGAAGTGAATGTAGAAGTTGGAGTAGATGTCAAAGATGGAGTGAATGTGGAATATTGAGATCAAGTGATGAAAGATCGAGTAAATGTAAAAGATGGAGTTAATGTgggagatggagatggagtaAATATGATTTCTAGTTCGAGTAGTGGTCTTTTTGAGCCATTTGTTAGGAAGAAGTTTGATAAGATAGAAGATGCTCAAACATTTTACAAGGCGTATGTAAGATGAAAATGTTTTGTAATGAAGACCAATCATATTCGATTATCAAAAGAAGACAAAAAGCTAATTCTAGTATAGTATGTTTGCTCAATGGAAGGATTTTGAATGAAAGTCGGAAACAAAAAGAACGAAAAATTCCTGAACTTGCTGAGATAAAGATTGGGTGTAAAGTAACGATGTGTATTATGTTAAAAATTGGACAGTATGCAAGTTCATCCTTGAACACAATCATGAGCTATTTACATTGAAAAGTACTAATTTGCCTCAAGGACATAGACGAGTGACGCATGtctaaaaaaaactcattctcaCTTTGAATAAGTTCGGACCGTTCGGTATATCGACAAGGAAGATAACGTCAGTGTTGAGCAAAAAACCAGGTGGTAATTTTAACATGGATGTATTGGTAAGAAAGTCGataattatttagaaaataaaagaaggaaattATTTGTAGAGAGAGATGCATAAAGATTGTATGCCTACTTTCTTGATTGACAGTGTAAAGAACTTGGGTTGTGTATTCCATGCAGGTTGATGAGAATGGGTGTATTGGAAGTTGTTTTTAGTTGAATGTAAGATCAAGGGCTGTATATCAATATTATAGGGATGTTGTCACCTTTGACGCGACGTACTtgacaaatatttataagatgccaTTTGTGCCATTTTTAAGAGTTAATCATCATCACTAAACTATAATGTTTGGTTGTGCATTATTAGTTAATGAAACAACTGAAACTTTTATGTAGTTATTGAAAACATGGCAAGAGGCAATACTTAGGCATGCTCCTTCAACTATAATTACTGATAATGACAAGGCGACAATGAAAGCCATTGGTGCGATATTCACATATACAACTCATAGATTGTACTTGtggcatattttacaaaaatttctaGAATATTTGGCAAATGTATATAACaagtttccaaactttcaaaaaagtTCCATCATTGTATCCATGAGACAATAATGACTAATGAGTTCGAATAGGAATGGAGTTTAATACTAGCAAAATATGGTCTAGTAGATAATAATTAGTTGCAAAATTTTTACAACTAACAGAATAAGTAGGTTCCAGCTTACTTACAAATCACGTTTTGTACCTGTATGTCAACAACTTAAGGGAGTGAAagtatgaataatttttttaagaattatgTTCATTTAAGCACGATGGTAAGTGACTTTGTGCATCAATGCAAGAAAGCCTAATATGCAAGTTATttcaaggagaa includes:
- the LOC122291304 gene encoding uncharacterized protein LOC122291304 yields the protein MDVDAQPTMEETILVGDDLMMGPPSPLIPPEIASHVLEGVDLCDGILRNLFLCLQINDIEPFCQDEIALYRQCADKRDKELRQRLQDSERKLGLSMPLDEAKERAAQLESEVTSLERRLILATGTEGMEGFRQRWSLHGRLTDTKRRLESLNQGIENRKKDEPVGGSTAKRWSFW